One Vigna unguiculata cultivar IT97K-499-35 chromosome 7, ASM411807v1, whole genome shotgun sequence genomic region harbors:
- the LOC114191463 gene encoding phosphoenolpyruvate carboxylase 4-like — protein sequence MTDITDDVAEEISFQSFDDDCRLLGNLLNDILQREVGTNLVDKIERIRVLAQSGCNMRQAGILNMAELLEKQLASELSKMTLEEAFTLARAFSHYLTLMGIAETHHRVRKGGNMAQTAKSCDDIFNQLVQGGVSPEELYDTVCKQEVEIVLTAHPTQINRRTLQFKHVRIAHLLDYNDRPDLSTEDREMVIEDLVREITSIWQTDELRRQKPTPVDEARAGFNIVDQSLWKAVPHYLRRVSNALKKHTGKPLPLTCTPIKFGSWMGGDRDGNPNVTAKVTKDVSLLSRWMAIDLYIREVDSLRFELSMNQCSDRLSRLAHDILEAKHDNPRENWNQSVNRSLALPTQLPARAHLPSIAENGESRHPRLDIPGPDHMQSNHKDGGAALSSTASKNVNPNIQFPGTSSANSSASSATASSSFGQKKLYAEPQTGKSTFQKLLEPMLPQLPGIAPYRIVLGNVKDKLEKSRRRLELLLEDVACDYDPLEYYETSDQLLEPLLLCYESLQSCGSGVLADGRLADLIRRVATFGMVLMKLDLRQESGRHAEALDAITEYLDMGTYSEWDEEKKLEFLTKELKGKRPLVPLSIEVPSDVKEVLDTFRIAAELGSDSLGAYVISMASNASDVLAVELLQKDAQLAAIGESGKACPGGTLRVVPLFETVKDLRGAGSVIRKLLSIDWYREHVIKNHNGHQEVMVGYSDSGKDAGRFTAAWELFKAQEDVVAACNDYGIKVTLFHGRGGSIGRGGGPTYLAIQSQPPGSVMGTLRSTEQGEMVEAKFGLPQIAVRQLEIYTTAVLLATLRPPIPPREEKWRNVMEEISNISCQCYRNVVYENPEFLAYFHEATPEAELGFLNIGSRPARRKSSRGIGHLRAIPWLFAWTQTRFVLPAWLGVGAGLKGACEKGLTEDLKAMYKEWPFFQSTIDLIEMVLGKADIPIAKHYDEVLVSQERQELGGELRSELMTAEKFVLVISGHEKLQQNNRSLRRLIENRLPFLNPLNMLQVEILKRLRRDDDNRKIRDALLITINGIAAGMKNTG from the exons ATGACTGACATCACTGATGATGTGGCCGAGGAAATCTCCTTCCAGAGCTTCGACGATGACTGCAGGTTGCTCGGGAATCTCCTCAACGACATTCTCCAGCGCGAGGTTGGCACCAACTTAGTGGACAAGATCGAAAGGATTCGAGTCCTTGCGCAG AGTGGTTGTAATATGAGGCAGGCGGGTATTTTGAACATGGCAGAGCTGCTTGAGAAGCAGTTGGCTTCAGAGTTGTCGAAGATGACACTGGAAGAAGCTTTCACCCTTGCTCGTGCCTTCAGCCACTATCTTACTTTGATGGGCATAGCTGAGACCCATCACAG GGTTCGTAAAGGAGGGAATATGGCACAAACTGCAAAATCTTGCGATGATATATTTAATCAGCTGGTGCAGGGTGGAGTTTCCCCAGAAGAACTTTATGACACAGTCTGCAAGCAG GAGGTTGAAATTGTTCTCACGGCTCATCCCACACAGATCAACCGTCGAACCTTACAATTCAAACACGTCAGAATTGCT CATCTTTTGGATTATAACGATCGACCCGATCTTAGCACTGAAGATCGGGAAATGGTGATTGAAGATCTG GTGAGAGAGATAACTTCAATATGGCAAACAGATGAACTAAGGCGCCAAAAGCCCACACCAGTAGATGAAGCTAGAGCTG GTTTCAACATTGTGGACCAGTCACTATGGAAAGCTGTTCCTCATTACTTACGACGTGTTAGCAATGCTCTAAAGAAG CATACAGGAAAGCCACTCCCCTTGACCTGCACTCCCATAAAGTTTGGATCTTGGATGGGAGGTGATAGAGATGGGAACCCAAATGTGACAGCAAAG GTCACTAAAGATGTTTCACTTCTATCTAGATGGATGGCAATTGATCTCTATATCAGGGAAGTGGACAGCCTCAGATTTGAGCTATCCATGAACCAGTGCAGTGATAGGCTGTCAAGACTGGCACATGACATTCTAG AAGCTAAACATGACAATCCCCGTGAGAATTGGAACCAATCCGTGAATAGAAGTCTCGCACTCCCAACACAACTTCCAGCTAGAGCTCATTTACCTTCTATTGCTG aaaatggTGAATCTCGGCATCCTAGACTAGACATTCCAGGACCTGATCACATGCAATCTAATCACAAG GATGGTGGGGCTGCCTTAAGTTCAACTGCATCGAAAAATGTCAATCCCAATATTCAATTTCCAGGAACAAGTTCAGCAAATTCCAGTGCTTCTTCAGCTACagcatcatcttcttttggTCAAAAGAAATTGTATGCAGAACCTCAGACAGGAAAGTCCACTTTTCAGAAGCTTTTAGAGCCAATGTTGCCTCAACTTCCTGGAATTGCTCCGTATAGAATTGTCCTGGGGAATGTTAAGGATAAG CTTGAGAAAAGTCGTAGACGATTAGAACTACTTCTGGAGGATGTTGCTTGTGACTATGATCCTTTGGAGTACTATGAAACATCTGATCAGCTTTTGGAACCTCTGCTTCTCTGTTACGAATCTCTG CAATCATGTGGATCTGGGGTGCTAGCTGATGGTCGACTTGCTGATCTGATTCGTAGAGTTGCTACCTTTGGAATGGTGTTGATGAAGCTTGACTTGCGTCAG GAATCTGGGAGACACGCAGAAGCACTTGATGCAATAACAGAGTATTTAGATATGGGTACTTACAGTGAATGGGATGAAGAAAAGAAGTTGGAATTCTTAACAAAAGAACTGAAAGGGAAGAGGCCTCTAGTTCCTCTTAGTATAGAG GTTCCTTCTGATGTTAAAGAAGTCTTGGATACATTCCGAATTGCTGCTGAACTAGGAAGTGATTCTCTCGGAGCTTATGTGATCTCTATGGCCTCAAAT GCAAGTGACGTCCTTGCAGTAGAGCTTTTACAGAAGGATGCACAGCTTGCTGCTATTGGTGAGTCGGGAAAAGCATGTCCTGGTGGAAC GTTGCGAGTGGTACCTCTGTTTGAAACTGTGAAAGATCTGAGAGGAGCTGGTTCAGTTATCCGAAAACTTTTATCAATAGACTGGTACCGTGAACACGTCATTAAGAACCACAACGGACACCAAGAG GTTATGGTTGGATATTCTGATTCGGGTAAAGACGCCGGTCGCTTTACCGCAGCCTGGGAACTTTTCAAAGCTCAGGAGGATGTTGTAGCTGCATGCAATGATTATGGCATAAAGGTTACACTATTTCATGGCCGTGGAGGCAGTATTGGTCGTGGTGGAGGGCCAACATATCTGGCTATTCAGTCCCAGCCCCCAGGGTCTGTCATG GGAACGCTTCGGTCTACTGAGCAGGGAGAGATGGTGGAGGCCAAGTTTGGGTTGCCACAAATAGCTGTTAGACAACTTGAGATATACACAACAGCGGTGCTACTTGCAACCCTTCGTCCTCCTATTCCACCCAGAGAAGAAAAATGGCGCAATGTGATGGAAGAGATCTCGAACATCAGTTGCCAGTGTTACCGCAATGTGGTGTATGAAAATCCAGAATTCCTGGCCTACTTCCATGAAGCCACACCAGAGGCAGAACTTGGCTTCCTTAACATAGGTAGCCGCCCTGCAAGAAGGAAGAGCTCAAGAGGAATTGGACACCTTCGTGCAATTCCGTGGCTATTTGCATGGACACAAACAAGATTTGTTCTTCCAGCTTGGCTTGGAGTTGGAGCAGGTTTGAAAGGAGCTTGTGAGAAGGGTCTCACTGAGGATCTGAAAGCCATGTACAAAGAATGGCCGTTCTTCCAAAGTACCATAGACCTGATTGAGATGGTTTTGGGAAAAGCAGACATTCCTATAGCGAAGCACTATGATGAAGTGCTTGTGTCACAGGAGAGGCAAGAGCTTGGTGGTGAACTGAGAAGTGAGCTCATGACGGCGGAAAAGTTTGTACTAGTGATTAGTGGGCACGAGAAACTTCAGCAGAACAATAGGAGCTTGAGGAGGCTGATTGAGAATAGACTTCCCTTTCTGAATCCCTTGAACATGTTGCAGGTGGAGATCCTCAAGAGGTTAAGACGTGATGATGACAACCGTAAAATCAGAGATGCTTTGCTTATCACCATTAATGGAATTGCTGCAGGGATGAAGAATACAGGTTGA
- the LOC114192562 gene encoding V-type proton ATPase subunit c''2, producing MSGTIVAHSSSWSRALVAISPYTFSAIGIAVAIGVSVLGAAWGIYITGSSLIGAAIKAPRITSKNLISVIFCEAVAIYGVIVAIILQTKLESVPAANIYDPESLRAGYAIFASGLIVGFANLVCGLCVGIIGSSCALSDAQNSSLFVKILVIEIFGSALGLFGVIVGIIMSAQATWPTKV from the exons ATGTCTGGGACGATTGTGGCACATTCGAGTTCTTGGAGCAGGGCACTTGTCGCGATCTCGCCTTACACCTTCTCCGCCATCGGTATCGCGGTCGCAATCGGCGTCTCCGTCCTCGGCGCCGCCTG GGGGATCTACATCACCGGTAGTAGCTTGATCGGCGCTGCAATCAAGGCTCCACGAATCACTTCCAAAAATCTCATTAG TGTAATCTTCTGTGAAGCTGTTGCTATATATGGTGTTATTGTGGCTATTATTcttcaaacaaaattagaaaGCGTTCCAGCAGCAAATATCTATGACCCAGAGTCTCTTAGGGCTGGATATGCAATCTTTGCTTCTGGATTAATCGTGGGCTTCGCAAATCTTGTTTGTGG GTTATGTGTAGGAATAATTGGAAGCAGCTGTGCATTATCTGACGCTCAGAATTCCTCCCTCTTCGTGAAAATTCTTGTGATTGAGATCTTTGGTAGCGCGCTTGGGCTATTTGGAGTGATTGTTGGAATTATTATGTCAGCACAAGCAACATGGCCAACCAAAGTTTAG
- the LOC114190830 gene encoding protein IDA produces the protein MATSHHSKTFHLPCKAFFLASLLVYLLLVGSCTAIRTGATMRLNKSSELLRPKQQPRFQYRGLVFNFFPKGVPIPPSGPSKRHNSVLDSTPQN, from the coding sequence ATGGCCACTTCTCATCATTCTAAAACCTTTCATCTTCCATGCAAAGCCTTTTTTCTGGCTTCCCTCCTTGTTTACTTGCTTCTTGTTGGTTCCTGCACTGCAATAAGGACCGGGGCAACTATGAGGCTGAATAAAAGCTCAGAACTTCTCCGGCCAAAGCAACAACCGCGTTTTCAATACAGAGGCCTTGTTTTCAACTTCTTCCCCAAAGGGGTGCCGATACCACCTTCAGGCCCTTCAAAGAGGCATAACTCGGTGCTGGATTCCACACCTCAGAATTGA